GTCATGATTCATGGTGTCGGAACATGCGCCTTGATGGAAAACCGCTTCAATATTGTCGTAAGGCAAAAGATGGCCGCGCACTTGGCGGATAAATTCGTGTTTATCAAGATAGTGGGCAATTTCACACTCGACAAGGTTTTTAAATTTTTCACCTTTGCTCAGATTGTCGACGGCAACAATGTCGGTAATACCGCGCTGGTTAAGTGCTTTGACGATGTTGCTGCCGATAAAGCCGGCTGCGCCTGTTACGATAATGGTCATAATGAGTTTCCTTTATTTTGATTTTTCAGACGGCCTTGAAGTAATCATGCCGTCTGAAAATAAAAACTTTTCTGTCTGGATTATTTTCCAACTCTATTTTCAGACGGCATTTAGAATTTTAAGGCCGTCTGAAACAATCATTATTGCTCTTCCAATGCCTTATTCAACTCTGCAAACGAGCAAACCGCCGTACCAAGTTTTGCCACGACAACGCCCGCTGCCGTATTAGCAAGGTGCATCGCTTCAGGCATGGTATAGCCTGCCGCCAAACCCAAGCCCATTCCGGCAATAACGGTATCGCCCGCACCGGATACATCATAGACTTCTTGAGCCCTTGTAGGCTGATAAATCGGCTTGCCCTCATTGAACAGGGTCATACCCTCTTCGCTTCGGGTCAGCAAAATCGCGGTCAAGTCGAGATGACGGCGCAGATTTTGGGCTTTTTCGGTCAAATCGTTTTCGTTTTTCCAGCTGCCCACCACTTCTTTCAATTCTGCACGGTTAGGCGTAATCAGCGTAGCGCCGGCATATTTTTCGTAATCATCGCCTTTCGGGTCGATTAAAACGGGTTTACCGGCCTGTTTCGCCCAATCGATCATATCGGAAATATGCGACAAACCGCCCTTGCCGTAATCTGAAAAAATAATGGCATCGTATTCAGGCAACACTTCTCGATATTGATGTTTGATTTGTTCCAATACCTCACGATGAGGCTGCTCTTCAAAATCAAGTCGGATAAGCTGCTGGTTGCGAGCAACAACTCGCAGTTTGACAGTAGTCGCAATTTGTTTGTCGCGCATCAGATAGGAAGAAACACCGTCTTGCACCATCAACGCATCCAGTGCATCTGCAGCTTCATCATCGCCAGTTACGGACAACAGCCCTACTTTGCCACCCAATGAGGCGATATTGCGCGCAACGTTTGCCGCACCACCCGCGCGTTGGTCGATACGTCCGATTTTCGCCACCGGCACGGGCGCTTCGGGCGAAATACGGGACACGTCGCCAAACCAATAGCGGTCGAGCATCACATCGCCGACAACCAAGACTTTGGCTTGTGCAAAACGGGATTTGAGAGTTTCTTGTTGGAACTTGGTGGGCATATTGCCTCCGTTATGTTTTTTTCAGACGACCTCAACCTGTAAGGTCGCCTGAAAATCAGTTTGCTTCAAGGTTTACCACGCGGTTCACTTCACGCAATACGGCTACCGGATCGGCAGCTTTGGTTACCGGGCGGCCCATTACCAAATAGGTTGAACCTGCAGCCAAGGCTTCAGCCGGTGTCATAATACGGCGTTGGTCGTCATTATTGCCGGCAACGTCCAAGCGGATGCCCGGTGTTACCAAGACAAAATCCTGTCCCAATTCACGGCGCAATGGTGTGGCTTCTTGAGCGGAACATACCACGCCGTCCAAGCCTGAACTTTGCGCCAGTTTCGCCAAGCGGATGACTTGTTCTTCAGGGGCAATGTTCAAACCGATTTCTGCCAAGTCACTTTGTTCCATGCTGGTCAACACGGTTACGCCGATCAAAAGCGGCTTGGTTTGATATCCGGCAACGGCTTCTGCTGCAGCTTCCATCATACGGCGGCCACCGGAGGCGTGCATATCGACCATCCAAACGCCCATATCGGCGGCAACTTTACAGGCCTGAGCGACTGTATGGGGAATATCGTGGTATTTCAGATCGAGGAAAAGTTTGAAACCTTGATTGATTAAACTTTCTGCCAAATTTCGGCCGGTTGCGGTAAACAGCTCTTTACCGATTTTGATTTGACACAATGTCGGGTCAAGATTACGGACAAATCCGAGCGTGTCTTTTTCGTTGGCAAAATCGAGGGCGACGATAACGGGAGTGCGCTGTTGCTGAGTTTGGAAGTCGGAGATCAAGGGATTCATAAGATGCCTGCGGATAAACGGTTATAGCTTCGATTTTAACAGCTTTTGTACACAAAAGGCCGTCTGAAAATATTTTTTCAGACGGCCCTCATGATTTTACTTCGGCAAAACTTATTTGCCCAAACCTTTCAATACTTCGGCTTTCACAGCCTCTACCGGTTGAGTGCCGTCGACTTTGATGTATTTAGGCGCGTGTTCGCCTTCCAGTTTGCTGTAAAAATCAACCAAAACTTCGGTTTGCTCGTGGTAAACGGCAAGGCGTTTTTTCACGGTTTCTTCTTTGTCGTCGTCGCGTTGAATCAAGTCTTCGCCGGTTACGTCGTCTTTGCCTTCAACTTTAGGCGGATTGTAGGTAACGTGGTAAGTACGGCCAGAAGCCAAATGCACGCGGCGGCCGCTCATACGGTCGACAATCACACTGTCAGGCACATCGATTTCAACCACGGCATCCAAATCCACGCCTGCTTCAACCATAGCTTCAGCTTGTGCCAATGTGCGTGGGAAACCGTCAAACAGGAAACCGTTTTTGCAGTCGTCTTGGGCAATGCGCTCTTTGACCATGCCGATGATGATGTCGTCGCGTACCAAACCGCCTTCATCAATGATTTTTTTTGCTTCCAAACCCAGCGGAGTGCCTGCTTTGATGGCCGCGCGGAGCATGTCGCCGGTAGAAATTTGAGGAATGCCGAATGCGGCGGTAATGAATTGGGCCTGAGTGCCTTTGCCTGCGCCGGGTGCGCCCAACAATAATACTTTCATGATGAGTCCTTCTTGGTTTATGGATTTGATGTTTGTTTAATTCTACACGCCTTGCGTTTATCGTTCAAAACTTCAGACGGCCTGTTCTGTGCCAAAGTGCTGCCACGCATCATCGCGCATTTCGATAAACCAGCTGTCTTCAGGGAAGCGTTCCAACGCGTCTTTCAACGTGGAAAGTAGGTTTTGGGACAAGGCTTTTGCCAAATATTCTTCCTCGTTGGCTTCTGCCGCTTTGTCCGGCTGTTGCGCTAAACCGAGGGCACGTGTCCGATGGCCGTGTGCCAGATAGTTGAGCGCAATCACTTTTTGTGCCCAAAGCTGGGGAATATCGGGGCTTTCCTGCAACAACACCGATAAAATCGATACGGCGACCGCCAACCGTCCGCCGGTCATGCGCAAATCTAAGGATTGGTTGGGCGGCAGGGTGCTGAGCATTTCTGCCATGCGAAACCAAAATTCGCCGCTGGCCTCGTCGGGCGCGGCCACTTTCAACATTTCGTAGTTGAACTCTTGATCGTCGTCTTTGACCAGCAAAGCGACATCGGCAAGCAATTTTTGTTCTTCACGGCTCAAATGGCGGAAATCATTCATGTCTTTTCCTTTCAGACGGCCTTAAGATTTAAACGCAACACGCACTCTGTCCAAATCTTCCTGCGTATCCACACCGGCAGCAGGCGCTTCTTGGGTGATTTCAACAGCAATCGGATAACCGTGCCACAGGACGCGCAATTGTTCCAGTGATTCGATGGTTTCCAAAGGAGAAACATCCATTTCCGAATAGCGTTGCAGGAAGCCTGCACGATAGGCATAAATGCCGATGTGGCGCAAAACAGCTGTTTCTGAAGGTAATTCGCGTTTTTCGGCGCGCATGGCGTCGCGCGGAAAAGGAATCGGGGCGCGGCTGAAATAGATGGCGTTGCGGTTTTTGTCGAGGATGGCTTTGACAACGTTAGGATTCATAAACTCGTCAAAATCGTGCAATTCGTGGGCGGCCGTCGCCATTTGCACATTGTTTTCAACCAAAACTTCAGCCGTACGGTTGATGAGTTCGGGATCGATTAAAGGCTCGTCGCCTTGTACGTTCACAACAATCAGATGCTGCGGCAGTTTCAGCGTATTGGCCGCTTCGGCAAGACGCGTTGTACCGCTTTCGTGTTGATTGGAAGTCATGACCACTTCGACACCATGCGCCTGACAGGCCGTCTGAATATCGGGATGGTCGGTAGCAACGACAACACGCGCGGCCTTGCTTTTCGCCGCCTGTTCGGCGACACGCACAACCATCGGTTTACCGTGAATATCGGCTAAAGCCTTTCCCGGCAGACGTGAAGAATCCAACCGCGCCGGAATTAATACGACAAATTCGGTCATGCTTTCAGTTCCTCTTCGCTTAACGGGCGCGCTTCGTTTTCCAACATATAAGGGATGCCGTCACGAATCGGATAAGCCAGCTTCGCCTGACGGCTCCACAATTCCTGTTTGTCTTGATGGTATTCGAGTTTGCCTTTGGTCACAGGACAAACAAGGATGTCTAAGAATTTTTTTCCATGGGGTTACTTTCGGGTTTGATGGTTTTAGCGAAACTTGCTGCACTCGTTTTCAGACGGCCTTTTTTGTATCGACAACATCAGCCGCCATTTTATATTTATTCATTCTACTTATTTGATGCCTTAGGGCAAGCAGGAGCAGGATTTTTCCCACTACACATTATTTGATAAAAATCCTTCTCCAACTTAGGAAGATTTTTTTGGCTGAATCTTTCGGTTTTTTTATGTATTAATGTCATAACAGGCACTACGGAAGCTTCCATATAACGCGATGTTTTATTTAAAATAGATTGCCCTTCGGGACTACTATAAAAATCAATCATAGCATCTACTTCTTTTTGTGTATAAACAGTTTTCATACCGTTCAATGTTATTTGGCGCAACTCTGCATATACTGCAGGCGTTCGAATCTCAGCATACATCTGACGCAAATATTTGCTCATCACTGCTTTCAGCTGACGTTGCTTACTCTCTGGAGCATTTGCTAACATTTCTTTTACTTGCGGAAAACTCATGACCATTTTTTCAGAATCTTGAAAAACTTGATCAAATATTAAATCTGCCTTCTGTACTTGATATAAACGCTCCAGCGACTCATCGCTCGGTGTAGCGGCAAACGCATTGGCACACAAGGCCAAAGCAGCAAAAGGCAACAATAAAGTTTTCAATTTCATTTTTTCTCCTTTTTAAGGCTTAGGGGAAATGGCAACAATAGTGAGCAGCAATTTTTTCAGGTTCATAAATTTCCTTATTATTAAAGGCGAATCACAACAAAGCATCCATTAATTTCAGGAGACCTATTAGGAATCTTCCAGCTGCTCCAACACGAACGCCGCCAAATTAGGTTCGATTATCGCACAAACAGGCAATACCCATACATGATTCAGATTAAGGCCGTCTGAAAACTTGACCGCATCCTTTTCCGTAATAATGACCACATCCGCATTGGGCAAGTCCGCCGCTGCGATGTCGGCATGGTCGGGCAAGGCAACGGTTTGATTCAAGGTAATGCCCATATTCCGCAACGAATCGAAAAAACGCTCCGGCTTGGCAATACCCGCGACGGCGGCGACGGTTTGATTTCCCAAGCCTTCTAAATCCAATTTTTCAGACGGCCTGTTCAAACAGTAAATCTGCCCTGTTTCAATATGGCTGGCAAACATATTTTCAGACGGCCTGAATGCCGTATCTGCTTGCCCCCCGCTGACGACAACCGCATCAACGGAAGCCAACCGAGACAAAGGTTCACGCAAACTGCCGTTGGGCAGTGAATCCAAATCCGTCCGACCAGTATCCGCCGCCGGAAATACAGCAATTTCCATATCGCGTTGCAAGGCATAATGTTGCAAGCCGTCGTCGGCCACAATCAATTCAAGCTCCGGATGCGCTGCAAGCAATGCCCTGCCTGCTTCTGCACGACTGCTGCCTACCGCCGTCGGCGCACCGGTTTGGCGAAACAGCAATAAAGGCTCGTCGCCTGCATCTGCCGTACTACTGGCTGTATTCAATACATGAACTGCTTTGCTCTTGCGCCCGTAACCTCGGCTGATGATACCGACCTTAACGCCCTTTTCCTGCAAACCCGACACCAACGCGGCGACTATCGGCGTTTTTCCTGTTCCGCCTGCATGGATATTACCGACCACCACCACTGGCACAGGCAATTTTTCGCTTTTCAGACGGCCTGAAACAAAATCATCGCGCCGTTTCGCCGCAATTTTGGCAAACAGCTTGGACAATGGTTTTAACAGCAAAGACAAAAACGGATTGGGGGATTGCCAATGGCGTTCGATAATTTGGTGGAGTTTGAGCATACGCACGGCTTTTGAAGCGAAAATCAAACGATAATATAACACAAGCCCGACCAGACAAAGCCGTCTGAACATTCGGCTTTGATAATATTAAAACAAAGGGCGAAAGTTTCATAAAACGAATAAAACGAATCGCTCTAAAACCCTTATAATTCAACTTTCCTAAATTTTTTCTGTTTCGCAATGTCCGAACTTTTCGCGCCCTCCTCCATTTCCGTATCCGAACTCAACGCCATTGCCAAAGCCTTGCTGGAAGACCATCTCGCAGGCTTATGGATCGCCGGCGAAGTATCCAACCTGACCCGTGCTGCCAGCGGACATTATTATTTCTCGCTCAAAGACAGCCGTGCGCTGGTGCGTTGCGCGATGTTTAAGGGTGCGGCCATGCGCTTGGCGAAACCTTTGAAAGAAGGCGACCATATCGAAGTATCAGGAAAAATCAGTATTTATGAAGCGCGGGGCGAATTTCAGATTACCGTAAACGAAGTACGGCTCAAAGGTTTGGGGCAGCTTTACGAAGCCTATGAGCAATTGAAGGCACAGTTGCAGGCGGAAGGCGCGTTTTCAGCGGAACGCAAGAAACCTCTGCCCGCCCGTCCGCAATGTATCGGCATCGTCACCAGCTTAGCGGCGGCGGCTTTACGCGATGTCGTGACCACCTTAAACCGCCGAGCGCCCGAAATCCCCGTTATCGTTTATCCGACACCCGTTCAAGGCACAGGCAGCGAGTTGCAAATTGCCCAAGCGATTAAAACCGCATCGCAACGCGCCGAGTGTGACGTGCTGATTGTCTGTCGCGGCGGCGGCAGCATTGAAGACTTGTGGGCGTTTAATGAAGAGCCGGTCGTACGTGCCATTGAAGCCTGCGCGATTCCCGTCGTCAGCGGCGTGGGACACGAAACCGATTTCACGCTTGCCGATTTTGTTGCCGACGTGCGGGCGCCCACGCCGACTGGCGCGGCGGAACTGGTCAGCCCCAACCGCCAAGAATCGTTACACCGCCTCGCCCAAGCGCAAGGCCGTCTGAAAACTGTTTTGGAGCAACGCTATTTCGATGCCAGCCAAAAACTCGACTGGTTGGCGCGGCAAATCCGTCATCCGCGCCAAAAACTTGACGATCAGCGCGCTTCAATCAGCAAGCTGGCGCAAATGCTGTCTTACTCGATGACACAAAATCTCCGCGCCCACACCTCCCGTTTCGAACGCCAAACCCAAACCCTGAAACATTGCTGTCCTGATGTTTCCGTTTACAAAAACAATATCGACCGCTTTCAGACGACCCTATCGCATTCCTTCCACCAGCTGCTTACCCACCGCCGTCAAAGCCTGACCGCCCAAGCCGCATTGCTCGAAGCCGTCTCGCCGCAGCATATTCTGGAACGAGGCTTCTCCGTCGTCAAAAACACACGCGGACAAGTCATCCGCAATGCCGATACGTTGAAGCAAGGGCAGAAACTGCACATCACTTTTGCCGACGGCGAAACCGACGTACGCGTGACCAAAGAGCAGGCGCAGGGCGAGTTGTTTGACTGACAAAATAAAGGCCGTCTGAAACTTTATGAGATTGAAGTGAAACTATGTCTGCCTTTTAAAAATCCTTAACCTGCCAATGCGGTATAATGCCTCATCTGCACACGCAGCATATACGGAAACATTATGGACAACTCACAAAATACAGAAAATCCGATTCCTCCGCGTAACTCCATCCGCAAAAACAGCATTTACCTGCTGCCCAATTCCTTTACCATCGCCGCACTGTTTTGCGCGTTCTTCGCCATTACCCAGTCCATGCACGGACGTTATGAAACGGCGGCGATTGCAGTTTTCCTTTCCATGCTGCTCGATGGCATGGACGGACGCGTTGCCCGCTTGACCAACAGCCAGAGCGCGTTCGGCGAACAGCTCGACAGCCTTGCCGATATGGTCAGCTTCGGCGTAGCGCCTGCCCTAATTGCCTACAAA
This region of Neisseria subflava genomic DNA includes:
- the rfaE1 gene encoding D-glycero-beta-D-manno-heptose-7-phosphate kinase gives rise to the protein MPTKFQQETLKSRFAQAKVLVVGDVMLDRYWFGDVSRISPEAPVPVAKIGRIDQRAGGAANVARNIASLGGKVGLLSVTGDDEAADALDALMVQDGVSSYLMRDKQIATTVKLRVVARNQQLIRLDFEEQPHREVLEQIKHQYREVLPEYDAIIFSDYGKGGLSHISDMIDWAKQAGKPVLIDPKGDDYEKYAGATLITPNRAELKEVVGSWKNENDLTEKAQNLRRHLDLTAILLTRSEEGMTLFNEGKPIYQPTRAQEVYDVSGAGDTVIAGMGLGLAAGYTMPEAMHLANTAAGVVVAKLGTAVCSFAELNKALEEQ
- the pyrF gene encoding orotidine-5'-phosphate decarboxylase, with protein sequence MNPLISDFQTQQQRTPVIVALDFANEKDTLGFVRNLDPTLCQIKIGKELFTATGRNLAESLINQGFKLFLDLKYHDIPHTVAQACKVAADMGVWMVDMHASGGRRMMEAAAEAVAGYQTKPLLIGVTVLTSMEQSDLAEIGLNIAPEEQVIRLAKLAQSSGLDGVVCSAQEATPLRRELGQDFVLVTPGIRLDVAGNNDDQRRIMTPAEALAAGSTYLVMGRPVTKAADPVAVLREVNRVVNLEAN
- the adk gene encoding adenylate kinase encodes the protein MKVLLLGAPGAGKGTQAQFITAAFGIPQISTGDMLRAAIKAGTPLGLEAKKIIDEGGLVRDDIIIGMVKERIAQDDCKNGFLFDGFPRTLAQAEAMVEAGVDLDAVVEIDVPDSVIVDRMSGRRVHLASGRTYHVTYNPPKVEGKDDVTGEDLIQRDDDKEETVKKRLAVYHEQTEVLVDFYSKLEGEHAPKYIKVDGTQPVEAVKAEVLKGLGK
- a CDS encoding 3-deoxy-manno-octulosonate cytidylyltransferase → MNDFRHLSREEQKLLADVALLVKDDDQEFNYEMLKVAAPDEASGEFWFRMAEMLSTLPPNQSLDLRMTGGRLAVAVSILSVLLQESPDIPQLWAQKVIALNYLAHGHRTRALGLAQQPDKAAEANEEEYLAKALSQNLLSTLKDALERFPEDSWFIEMRDDAWQHFGTEQAV
- the kdsB gene encoding 3-deoxy-manno-octulosonate cytidylyltransferase; translation: MTEFVVLIPARLDSSRLPGKALADIHGKPMVVRVAEQAAKSKAARVVVATDHPDIQTACQAHGVEVVMTSNQHESGTTRLAEAANTLKLPQHLIVVNVQGDEPLIDPELINRTAEVLVENNVQMATAAHELHDFDEFMNPNVVKAILDKNRNAIYFSRAPIPFPRDAMRAEKRELPSETAVLRHIGIYAYRAGFLQRYSEMDVSPLETIESLEQLRVLWHGYPIAVEITQEAPAAGVDTQEDLDRVRVAFKS
- a CDS encoding DUF2059 domain-containing protein yields the protein MKLKTLLLPFAALALCANAFAATPSDESLERLYQVQKADLIFDQVFQDSEKMVMSFPQVKEMLANAPESKQRQLKAVMSKYLRQMYAEIRTPAVYAELRQITLNGMKTVYTQKEVDAMIDFYSSPEGQSILNKTSRYMEASVVPVMTLIHKKTERFSQKNLPKLEKDFYQIMCSGKNPAPACPKASNK
- the lpxK gene encoding tetraacyldisaccharide 4'-kinase, which codes for MLKLHQIIERHWQSPNPFLSLLLKPLSKLFAKIAAKRRDDFVSGRLKSEKLPVPVVVVGNIHAGGTGKTPIVAALVSGLQEKGVKVGIISRGYGRKSKAVHVLNTASSTADAGDEPLLLFRQTGAPTAVGSSRAEAGRALLAAHPELELIVADDGLQHYALQRDMEIAVFPAADTGRTDLDSLPNGSLREPLSRLASVDAVVVSGGQADTAFRPSENMFASHIETGQIYCLNRPSEKLDLEGLGNQTVAAVAGIAKPERFFDSLRNMGITLNQTVALPDHADIAAADLPNADVVIITEKDAVKFSDGLNLNHVWVLPVCAIIEPNLAAFVLEQLEDS
- the xseA gene encoding exodeoxyribonuclease VII large subunit translates to MSELFAPSSISVSELNAIAKALLEDHLAGLWIAGEVSNLTRAASGHYYFSLKDSRALVRCAMFKGAAMRLAKPLKEGDHIEVSGKISIYEARGEFQITVNEVRLKGLGQLYEAYEQLKAQLQAEGAFSAERKKPLPARPQCIGIVTSLAAAALRDVVTTLNRRAPEIPVIVYPTPVQGTGSELQIAQAIKTASQRAECDVLIVCRGGGSIEDLWAFNEEPVVRAIEACAIPVVSGVGHETDFTLADFVADVRAPTPTGAAELVSPNRQESLHRLAQAQGRLKTVLEQRYFDASQKLDWLARQIRHPRQKLDDQRASISKLAQMLSYSMTQNLRAHTSRFERQTQTLKHCCPDVSVYKNNIDRFQTTLSHSFHQLLTHRRQSLTAQAALLEAVSPQHILERGFSVVKNTRGQVIRNADTLKQGQKLHITFADGETDVRVTKEQAQGELFD